The sequence below is a genomic window from Thermoflavifilum sp..
GATCAGCTGCATGTAATTGATTTCTGGGCAGAATGGTGTGGGCCCTGTCGGGCCATCAGCCCAATTATTGAAGAACTGGCCCGCGATTATGAAGGGAAAGTGAAAGTAGCAAAAGTGAATGTAGATCATAATCCCCAGCTTTCGATGGAATACAATATCACCAGTATCCCCGCTATTCTGTTCATCAAAAACGGTAAGGTGGTCGATCGCCAGATAGGCGCTGTGCCCAGGTCCGTGCTGGAAAAAAAGATCCAGGCACATTTGTGAACGGTTCAAAACAGCTTGTATTTAAAAGGCCATTTCGTGTAAATGGCCTTTATTTTTTTGAAGTGGAAATGCCCATTGCACTTGCATCGGCTTTGTGTAAAAGGAACTTGCACCTGCAGCTTCCAGCATGCTGACGGCAGTCATGCGATACATCCGGGCATGATGAAAGGAGGAAACGCTCGATAGACCTGCGAGTCCACCCAGCAGTAAAAGCCCCGCGCCGATAGAAATATTCAATACATTGCCGGGCTGGTTGAGTTGTTGAGAAAGAGCCGAAACTCCACCGCCTATGAGCAATGCAGCTATTCCTGACTTTGCATAGCCTATCCTCTGGCTTGTCATGGCCTTTTTCGTAAAATAATCAAAGGCTTGCTGAGCCTGCAAACGAGCCAGGCTATCCGTTGGTGCGAATCGAATTTTAGCCTGCCATTCCAGCTGGTTA
It includes:
- the trxA gene encoding thioredoxin; this translates as MALELTDANFKEEVLQSDQLHVIDFWAEWCGPCRAISPIIEELARDYEGKVKVAKVNVDHNPQLSMEYNITSIPAILFIKNGKVVDRQIGAVPRSVLEKKIQAHL